The Sabethes cyaneus chromosome 3, idSabCyanKW18_F2, whole genome shotgun sequence DNA window AAAGATTTCCTGGATATCCTGAATCCAATGCAGACACCATGCAGGCCGTTGCAACCACTCAATATTAAGCATGACGTATGCTACTTCACGCCTTATCAGGTCAAAGGGAACTTGGTCGATTGGGATAAGCTACTGAGTAGCGTTGATCTGGAGAAAGAACTGACAGATCAGACTTCATGAGAAGTTTATTATAACAAtaacaaaatcgaaaaattatcaCACGTGTCAAAAAGCTAttcaaatcaaaaaaatattcaaagccATCGTAATGAGTGAATTTGAGAAACTTTGTAGTTGCACTTTGGTTAAAGGAATTGTTTTCTGCAAGCATAAATATATCAAACTACTTTTGGATAACAATTTCCAGACTGCAATATTTTAGATTACATGACATAGGCAATATTAATAAATCTTAAGGAGGGGTTCTTTTCGATTTGGCCGCAAGTAAGGCAaaaatttgtgattttttaaGAGAATGAAAAAAACATACGAACTTTCGGTTTTGATTAATCCAATGTATTCATcaatgtgttttattgatactGAAATAAAACATGGCGGCTCCGGAAACGATTAATGCATAATGATTGAAAACTtgatacctggaatgtccgaactctccgtGAACTGGCACGAGCTGGTTTGATTGTTCGAGAGTTACCTCGACtaggagtggagatcgctgctattctggaatttcggtggccaaattctaAAGAAAGGGAGTTTGTTGCAGTAGACcatattgcaggcacttctttcaagtaccacatctgctacagtggcggtagaaaCGCAGAACATAGTTGGTTTCAAAGAGTTGGGAAAGCAAAATCAACGAGTGCCTAGAACTGCGAAAAAACATCTAAtgcgaggagcacgtgctcttcggcACAGATGAGAGATTCCTcaacaacgacacacggagtatctacaaaacggtgagaggcaggaattttgccGTGCCTGTGATATGCAATGATAGTGCAGGCAACCTGCTAACTGACAAAACGCCGGGTGGAAAAAGCACATCCAGATGTTGTTGAAAGGAGATAAACACGGAAATCAGTAGGAACAGGATAAGAATATCAAGTGACGGGCAAGCTAcagagccaccaacacaggaggaggttaagaagttGAACAGTGAGCTGAAAATGGGTAGGCTGCTGAAAAGGACGGTATCGCGActaaacttctaaaagcggggagcgagcggctgtacgaagtaatccaccggatcattgtcaagaTCTGGGAGGAAGGCCACAAAGGCCAAAAacgtggttggatggcctcatttgctctatttttaaaaatggacatcgactcgagtgtaaaaactatcaaaGCATTACATTGCTCTATTCTGCTTATAgtgtgctctcccgtatcctgctCTGCAGaatgagaccgttagcggagtccttcgttaGTGAATACCAACCTGGTttccgtgagggtcgctccacgacggatcagatgtttaccttgCTCGACAAATTTCGGGAGTACAAGTTGCAGGCTCATTATCTGTTTGTGGACATTAAGGCGGCGTACAATCCAGTCaatcgaaatgagctgtggcagataatgctagaacatggttttcgacGAAAGAAAATCGCTGATTCGCGAgagctattttcagcagagaatcaGTCAGAGGCGGTAGACTTCGGAGCAGACTCCGCACCCGATGGACGTGCGCTGTCGACGGCGATGTAACGTTCAGCTGGTACTCGAGGAGATCGGAAAACGGcaacccaggaccgacagtactggaggactataattcgttcggcgcaggaacGATAACGGACCTTCGCCTCTAAAGCAAAGTAAGTAATTCGCCTCGATTCTGCTGTGCGGCCGAACTTCACTGCACCAGAATATGACTTGTACACGAGAAGCTTACTCAGCGTTAGCGTCTTTCAGTTTTTTCGCAGATGAGCTGATACAATCCACGTCTGcttttaaattgattttcttGGAAACGCTTTTTTGGAAACCAATACACTCTCAAATGCGAACGCGACGGATTAGTCGATTAGAGGCAGGAAACTTAAATACTGCTACCTACAATTTATTTAAATTCAGTAATTACGTTTGAGATTGGAAAATTAAAAACCATTAAACTAGGTATACGGTTCAAATTAATGGATTCACAGGATGAATGTTTCAACGGATATAAGCGTTAGAGAGTTTTTAGTTAGTTTTTGATATTTCTATAGAAGTATAGAAAAAGTGTGAAGAAACACATTGCTTTTAGATTACGCACATTTTAGACTAAGGTATATAGAATTAGGGGATGCACAAAATCATCGCCCCTCTGCAGTTTTAGcagaaacacaaaaaaaacaactgGTTTATGATGTTCTGTCACAGAAAGAATTCGTTTTATTGTAAACAGAGGATGAAACAGTTAATCATAAAATGATTATTCTATGTTTTATTAACGTATCTACGTTTTCCTATTGCTATTGCTGTTGATTCCAGTAATGAATTGCTCATATTTAGTTTGGCaatgactattttttaaatgaggTTAAAGGTACTGTTGGCAGTAATGTTTCTCCGTTGGACGGTTGATTGTCAAAAGAAACAATTCATTGGTCTGCACAATTCTATCAACTGTCGGTATGTTAAGCAGAAATCTGTTTCTCTGTGACTTCGTCGTCATCCTCGTCTTCCATAACTCCACCAGTAATGACAAATCCGTTCGAGACCACCATTTCGTCGCTAGAAATCGTAACTGGATTGCTATTATCCCGGTCCCCGACTATCTGTGCCGATGTAACACTAATGTTGTCGTCTAGTACATTTCCCTTGAGACCTAGCAGTACGGTGTTGCCGTTATGCGGCATGCGGAAAATATCACAGGTGCGTTCGTACGACGTTATACTGATGTCGTTTGTTGAAGTGACTGAAGTTCCAGTTAGTGAGTTCTTCGTTATACTGCCGTCATCATTATCTGTTGAATGGTAGAACAAATGTATTTTTTGCCACGTAGCTTCCTACCGAGCAAGAGGACTCGAATCGCTTTGGAAAATAAAACTTCATACCTAGGTACTTGTTCACAACAGAAATTAAAACATGCGGTGAACATATAATGACTGCGATACgtttacatgtaggtaataaAACTAAGGAGGTTtcggaaaataaaaaattaaagaatCGAAAAGTAAGAAATCATGCATTGTtctagtttttatattttttatattcaaaatggaACATTCCTAGTTTGTTCGGCTATTTGTACATAgattaattacaaataaaaatgCAGCTAAACGGCTACTGTTTTCTCGCTAAATACGATTTTAACTACACGCTACAATTTAAGTTTCTCTTGTGGGTATTTGAAGGTATCGTTTTTGCGGAATGGACAACAGTGCCTTTATGACACATCTAATATCAAAGGATCAAGATTACGGTTcaatttttgtcgttttatttactttaattttatCGACAAAAAATCTCAACATTTCGATTCACGGCTTTCAGTCGGACTGGTGTTTTAAAGGCAAATTTTGGGCGTCGTCAAACAGGTGCATTCGGACCGGGGCAGGGGAGGGAAAGGGTTTCGATAACACTCCGAAAACGATGGAACTGGAGGCTTTGCCTTGACGCAATTTCGAACTGCTTTTGGAAGGTCACACTTGGGAGGAAACTTTGCCTGATGACATCCGGGAACGCCGATTCGAGGGCACAGTTCTGTCTTGACTTTTACACATTCTAGCGCTTCCACACTGGGTGCCGGTTTCGAACAAGCTGGTCGAGATGCCACAGCTCGCTTCTTTCGGCGGGGTACCTTGTGCTGTAAAGTGTCGTCACATGAAAATTCTTTTGGAGTCGGAGGGTCTGGACAGGTACGCCACGTCTTGGGGCTGGACGCCTTATCGCATCTTGGTTCTTCAATTTCAGGTTCTCTCAGTGCGCGTTCAGCGCAAGCTTTCTGTTGGCATTCTTTTCGCTGGCTGAAGTCAGTGAGCCCTTGATCGATCGAGCCTTTTCCTTTTGAAGAAAATGGACGAGCTTTAATTACTTTACCAGCTGCTTCTATCTGCTTCAATGCCGAGACTCCTTTAGCCGCTTCACTTagaattttgaacatttttccaCTATTCCGGGAGAATAATCATAAACCTGTCTAGTTTAATGGGTAAGCCAACgtcgaatgaaaatttttgccCTGTTCCTATGCACCTGTTGATAACCGAAGGCTACTAGATGCACTTTTGCTAATCCATTCGAAAAGAAACAGTGCTGTTCACTGAATCAGCCGGGAGTCAGGTAAATCTACAATTCGAGCACTAAAACCTACATATCAGACGATAGTAATATAAATCCAAACATTAAAACATCGATCTCATGCTTGTGCATACAATATTCGAATGCTTAAAGCCTAGTAATTTCCTCAATCATGTTATCACAATTCTCATCGAACGAGTCTATTATTACGAGTGAATTAAGGCTGGTCGCTAATGACGTGCTGGTGTCGAGCGTGGTGAAGCTCTGAATCGTTCTAAGCGATGACATGCTAACACctttattttgcaaaatattGGCCAAAACGGCAACACAACCCACGTAGtacacatacacaaacacagACAGGATTGTGCCGTGTTAGGAAAGGTTTGATTTTCAGATACAAAAACCCGCAGTTTGGTGCGTGTTTGTGCCGAAACGATGAACGCCAACGTCCCACCATGATGGAAACAGAAATAgaataaagaaagaaagaaaaaaataattataaaacaCTACACAATATTAAACTGATAATAGTACTAACTAATAATGTTTAGTGTGGAGAGATTTTCAATACCTTTACCCAATGGATGCACTCTCCGAATCCGTGGAGTTAGTAGAATTTGCTGGTGGACTGCGGAGCACACCGTAAACAATCGACGGTTATTTGCAGTAGGTATAGGTGCATGCAAGGAAAGAGTAGTTAGAATAGATGCTACCACCAGTAAAATATGATAATTAGCTGCATTACATTGATCGACATTAGATTCTTATAACTTAAGTCTAACGATAGAGAAAATCTCAATTTAcctaaagttttttttcctcaTAATGAAACAACAAGAGGAAATAGTCTTTCGTAGTCTAGGCAAATAGAGGTCTTAAGTGATGCAAAAAAGTATCGACCATTGTTTGAGATATACGCTGTATAATAGATCAGCCTTATTGGTTAGACTCTAGGGCCATTTGAGATATCATGAATGTCATGTATGGAATGTCGTGATGGCATAATATGACGAAACAGGAGAAAACCAGGCTGTTATTTGGCACAATGAttattaataaaaatataaaccGTGTTTGAAAGTGTGTTTACgagttatttttaaaatattaaaaatgtttCACTCATTTTTGCCAAATGTAAAATAACCATGATGCCAATAGATTGTTATTCCAAATATGTATAGTACTATACTAAGGGGCATTATGTTAAATGGCGCTAGGCCAGACGATGTTATGCCAAAAAGACCAGCATGGTAGTTAGCAAGCAAATGATTCAAAGCTGTATATGGGTTATATGCCAACATTAGCTAACTACATATTATTATTACCTAATTTAGTAGCACTAGCACAGAGCAAATGCATTCTAATCCACCACCGTTTACGATCCCAACTTCGACCATTGTTTGTGAGAAGCAGTAGGTAGTGCACTAGCGTAAATAAATGCCTTTCTACGAAAAAGAATATTTGTGTGTCCACACATTTGGATCCAtaagtaaatatatttttttgaacacctgagaaattttatataaaaattattttttcaaatctCTCCCAGAAAGTATGGAAGCATGTCAGAAACCTCTACCATTTggcaattatttatttttagtccattTTTGTGGCTGCGATCTGTTATTTACTTTTCTCTCCGAACCCGTGCAGGGTATTTTTTCCagcagttcttttttttttcaatatataTTCCGCGGATGTCAACAGAACAACGTGGACAAATTATGCACAAATAGTTTACAGAACTCTGATTGTCACTAAGATAGTTAGTGGAAATGAAGGATATAAGTGAGAAAGCCATGAGAACAGCGATTAGAAAATTCAGTGAGGGTAACTCGTTTGAGGATAAACCGGAAACGGGTCTAAACAAAGTTATTGCCAGCCCTCATCTGCATAATCATATATGCAATACAAAAGACAGATATAAAACGTTCATCGCTCAAAAGAAGGTTTAAAAGTGCGAACCTATAGTAGGAAGAAACAGTCAAAATGAACCCCAAAACAAAAAGCATTGATCGGAGTGCGAAAACTTTACGATACGATGCTTGCTGGAAATTTAAAATGCATAATAGCATGCATGCTACTTGGACAGATTTCCAACGTAGGTAAACAAAAGGTAAACCAACCTCGTAAAGGGAACAAGGGCGTGCAATGTGCATTGTTACGCATTTTAAGGCAGTATTCGAAATAGTCAAACGCGAAAAGgtgtggcaaataatgcacgagaatgAATTTCCGGGGCGCCTGTTCAAACGTATCCCGGGACGAATGATGTACTAAGCGCACTTTGGGGGCCATTTCGAGTACTTTCAAAGCGCGCCGAagattgcggcaaggggatgtacTATGTTGTTTAACATGGGCATTAAGGGTCCTCtccggggggctctgtagccgcaaggttacagaGTCTAATTTGATAAGCGAATGGTCTTggtttcgaatcttagtagaattaggccattcgatgtcgaagtgactttagcatgggatTATTGTCAGGTCCCTCACCACCCTTCCTTCAggctgaattctatgttatctcgatatggcctattgacagtgcaaaaaggcTATAGTTGgagacagcgctgtcatgtggaacgaggtgggtaaagtagagaaaagcattgaaggaaggggggtacccaattacacacaagcacacataaagttcaataagcatatccctcactcaatagcgattatagcaaaaataaatgcagtgcgggttatccAGCAAACACCcgagcgatatcacaatagatcaaaacgaTACTAGTcgtagtgatgagtccatacaggaaaaaagggTCCTATCCAGAAAGTGGATATCGAAACGATTTTCAGAAAGAGTTGTAGTCAGCTCCTAGGCATTGCGGATGACATGACGTTGATATTATTACCAGAAAGTTTGCCACGGCGAAGGAAAATTAAAGGTTTGACAAACTGGACTGAGATTCAATGCGTCgataaccaaatatctatatgAAAAGTAGAGCGAAGGTATTTTGAGCAAGAGGAACAGCATCTCCgttatttttcatatttaagtATTTGCTAATTCATACTACCGTTTCAACATAATCGACCAAACACCAACGCAGAACTATTGCAGGCCATGAACTTGAAGTCGTTGATTAGTTCATATATGTAGGATCTCTAGTCACACCGCGGACAAGAATCAACGACGCATTTAGGCTGGAAATCGGACCTGCTTTGTATTCCACAAAACTTTTCGATTAAGGAACATACGCCGTCGCAcgaagctaacgatgtacaaaacgctaatcacatCGGCAGTCCTCTACGGTCTTGAGACT harbors:
- the LOC128739349 gene encoding uncharacterized protein LOC128739349 — encoded protein: MFKILSEAAKGVSALKQIEAAGKVIKARPFSSKGKGSIDQGLTDFSQRKECQQKACAERALREPEIEEPRCDKASSPKTWRTCPDPPTPKEFSCDDTLQHKVPRRKKRAVASRPACSKPAPSVEALECVKVKTELCPRIGVPGCHQAKFPPKCDLPKAVRNCVKAKPPVPSFSECYRNPFPPLPRSECTCLTTPKICL